The following is a genomic window from Chryseobacterium ginsenosidimutans.
ATAGTACGGGAGGAAGAAGAATAAGTAAGATAAATGTTGCCATGAAGACCGGGTTTTATAATTATAAAGGGGCTAAAATATAAATTCAAATGATAAACTTAACATTTAATCTGAAGTATTTCATTTTAACCATCACAATCTTCTTGATCGAAGTATTGATCGCAACAAAGCTAAAAGACATTTTTTTTGTCAGAGCTTACCTTGGAGACGTTATTGTAGTCTTATTGATATACACTTTTATAAAAAGTTTTGTCAGAATTGAAAATAATCAAAAATTGATTATAGGGATTCTTATTTTTTCTTTTTTGGTTGAATTTGCACAGTACTTTAATATTGCAGAAAAAATAGGCTTCCGAGAGGGAAGCCTGATGTATATTGTGATCGGAAATTCTTTTTCCTGGATCGATATTTTGTGTTACGCTGTCGGAGGTCTGATAATTTCTATTTTCGTTAAAATTACAGAATCAAAGAAAATTTTAAACTGATTATCTTCCGAAGTTGTCATATTTGTCTTCTGCATATTTTATAAAACGGTTCAATAAAGCAACATTTTCTTTTTCCATTGGCGAAAGATCATGATCTACATTATTTGAAACCGGAATATACCAGTCTGTCTGCTCAAAGAAATTTCTGTAGGTTCCTTTTTTAAAAGAATAACCATGTCTTGCAAAAACCGAATTTTTAATAATTTCCATATCCAGTTTTCGAAGATTTTTAAGGTCTTTTTCTGATAATTTCTGTTTAGAAGCATTTATTTTGAAGACTGCATCAGAGGCAACCCTGTTTTTTGAAGCGGTATATGTTTCTGTTTTTCCTGTTTCTTCGTCGGTATATTTTTCGACAAAGTTTTTTGGATTTTCCCAATCGATTAAGTCGTTATCCTTATTAAGCATGAAATTGGGGTTGTATACAAATTCTTTCTTTATCAGCTTTAAAGTTTTTGAAGGAGCTTTTACAGC
Proteins encoded in this region:
- a CDS encoding ribosomal maturation YjgA family protein, with translation MINLTFNLKYFILTITIFLIEVLIATKLKDIFFVRAYLGDVIVVLLIYTFIKSFVRIENNQKLIIGILIFSFLVEFAQYFNIAEKIGFREGSLMYIVIGNSFSWIDILCYAVGGLIISIFVKITESKKILN
- a CDS encoding YARHG domain-containing protein, translating into MNFLKLALVSLFTITLIGCKKDGKTTDSSKDSLTAKRDSVIVPEIYKEYYGIYMGDFAGKGMVTSEDGEEYESDIYKKISLKINRITKDSVYGQSIVEGNQRPFRGVFNDATKSFILDEPGNDKTDGRFEVKLNSDSLTGNWNAFNKSAVKAPSKTLKLIKKEFVYNPNFMLNKDNDLIDWENPKNFVEKYTDEETGKTETYTASKNRVASDAVFKINASKQKLSEKDLKNLRKLDMEIIKNSVFARHGYSFKKGTYRNFFEQTDWYIPVSNNVDHDLSPMEKENVALLNRFIKYAEDKYDNFGR